ATTTTCCGTTTTAgtaaaatgaaaaaaaatagatcTTACCTAATACCAGCACTAGCTTGTGAAATTGATCATTACTTTTTTTAACCCCCTCCCGTTGATCTCCTGTAAGCGTTAATTGAGTCAACTGCTGCGGAAAGTCCCTTTACTCGTCGTATGAAAGTATATTTGGAACTTCTTTTAGATATGTATGATGTCAGCCTTGCGTTCAAAATCCACAGAGCAATCGTGGAAAAAGTGGACCCTGAATTCTAGGGTGCATAGATAGATTCACACATACACCCCCTTTTGTCTCCGCACTTCAGCAGCGAAAGGCTGCAGTAAAGAACAGCGTGGAACCTTGTAGTACCTTTGTCATTTACAATTACAAAGAAGTAGTTAAAGGCCCTAGTTTAACCACGTTGTGTAATTAACACTATCGTGGGGTCTAGGCTCAGCCTTCTTTCCgtctcttttttctttttttaattgatCATCCGGAATTACTGATAAGGTGTGGCAATTATTTTACGTGTTTTTGTAAGGGTTATCAGAGCTTTGAATGACCCTAAAACGCGtagattttttttaaagaaaaagatggCGCACATGCCCCTCTTTGAACAGCCGTGAACTACATACATTATGCTAGGTTATCTTTTTTCCCTTCAAGATATCCTGCATTAGTCACAGTATCTGTAATTATATACGGCCATTGagccaaaaaaattataaaagGTGTCATGTTTTGGCTGTTACATTTCGTACTAAATTCCTAAGATCCTTAAAAAGGAAACTTATAAGTTAATTTTTATAACTAAAAACAGCAAAGTCCAGTAAAGAACGGTAAGTGAGAAGATTAATTTGAAGTCGCAAATATCTTATCTGTCTTTAATAGGGTATTTTAACAGTTGGAGCGTATCTTGGTCATAATCACGTGGCTGGTCGTGCTACCTATTTCTTGTTAAAGATCGTCTTGATTCTACGTTAGCGTTACCCGCTCATAAATTCATTACGTATAACATCGAAGAAAGGTAAGcaataaaaagaaatttcAGAGGATTTTCAGGGTTCAATTAAGGCTCTAGAGGAATAAGGGAGTTAATCAAGTTCTTTCCCCCTAAACTATTGTTATTACAAACGTTAATAAATTAATAGTATAAACAGATATTACCATATCCATTAAACACCTACAagtcaaagaagaaatatattAGAAGATGGGATCTACTAAGAGTAGAGAGATACCCGCTAACTCGCCTTATGCGAAAACTGATTTTCATGCTATGCCCATAGAACAAGTGGAGAAGGTCCTCTCCACGCATGTTCATACTGGGTTAAATGCTACTCAAATTGCTGAGAGACTCGCGCTCATAGGTGAAAATACACTCGGTGATGATTCTAAGATTGATATAAAGAGTATTCTCATTAGTCAAATTTGTAATGCAATGATTATGGTTTTGTTGATCTCGATGGTCATCGCTCTTGCTATTAAAGATTGGATATCTGGAGGTGTTATCGCCTTTGTTGTAGGTGTCAATGTTGTCATTGGAGCATATCAAGAATATAatgcttcaaaaacaatgaatTCTTTAAAATCTTTATCTACCCCTTCTGCACATGTCATTAGAGATGGTAATGATATCACCATTCAATCAAAAGAGCTTGTTCCAGGTGATATTTGCATCATTAAGGTTGGTGACACTATTCCAGCAGATTTAAGATTAATCGACTCTATTAATTTGGAGACTGATGAAGCTTTATTGACTGGTGAATCTTTACCTGTCGCTAAAGAACACAGTGAAGTGTATGAGGTAGACACCCCTGTGGGAGATCGTTTGAATCTTGCATTTGCTTCATCTACTGTTACTAAAGGTAGAGCTACTGGTATTGTAATTAAAACTGCGTTGAACACAGAAATAGGTAAAATTGCTAAGTCTTTGAAATCAGAGAAATCGCTAGTTTCTAGGGATGAATCCAAATCGTTTACCCAGAACTTATGTGCAACTTTGAAACAGTCTGCAGGCACTTTTCTTGGAACTAACGTTGGAACACCTTTGCACCGTACACTATCAAAATTGGCCCTTTTATTGTTCGCAATCGCTGTTGTATTCGCTATTGTTGTTATGGCTACACAAAAATTCCACGTCAACAAAGAGGTTGCAATATACGCCATTTGTGTTGCTCTTTCTATGATTCCTTCTTCCTTGGTTGTCGTGTTGACCATTACGATGTCTGCAGGTGCTAAAGTTATGTCAACAAGAAATGTTCTTGTTCGTAAATTAGATTCCTTGGAAGCTTTAGGTGCTGTCAGTGACATTTGTTCCGACAAGACAGGTACTTTAACACAAGGTAAGATGATTGCGAAACAAATTTGGATTCCCCAATTTGGTACTATTAGCGTTCAAAACTCAAACGAACCTTTCAATCCCACAATAGGAGATATTCACCTGATTCCCCGTTTCTCACCTTACCAATACAAGCATgatgatcaagaagatgtCGGTATTATAACTGATTTCAAGGAAAGGTACCTCTCAAATAATTTAGGCCAATTGAATGTCAAATTGTTTGGCGAATGGTTATATGCGGCCACGCTAGCTAATATTGCTAATGTGTTTGTAGACAGTGAAACTAAAGAATGGAAAGCACAAGGTGATCCTACTGAAATTGCTATTCAAGTCTTTGCAACCAGAATGGATCTTCCAAGACATGTTCTAACAGGAGAAGAGATTGAAGATAATGAGACATCCAATAAAAAGTTTAACTACAAGCATTTGGCAGAGTATCCATTTGATTCCAGTGTGAAAAGAATGTCTGCAGTGTACGAAAATTCCGAAGACCCAGAAAGTCCTGTTTACGAAGTTTTCACCAAGGGTGCCTTCGAAAGAGTGTTGGACTGCTGCAATTCCTGGTATAAATCTCCTAATGGTCCTCCACAACCATtaagtgatgatgatttagaTGATATTATGAAGAACGTTGATTCACTATCGAATGAAGGTTTGAGAGTTTTGGCATttgcaaagaaaagttaTGGTAAAGCTGAGTTCGTTGAGAATAAACAACAGTTGCTCAAGGAGCGTGATTTTGTCGAAAAGGACTTGGTGtttttgggtttgattGGTATTTACGATCCTCCTAGAGATGAATCGCATTCTGCTGTTAAAAGATGCCATCAAGCAGGTATTAATGTGCATATGCTAACAGGAGATTTCCCCGGTACCGCCAAGGCTATTGCACAAGAGGTTGGTATCCTCCCTCACAATTTGTACCATTACCCTAAGGAAGTTGTTGATGTCATGGTGATGACAGCATCAGATTTCGATGCTTTGAccgatgatgaaattgatcTGCTACCTGTGTTGCCTTTGGTTATTGCACGTTGTGCTCCACAAACTAAAGTCCGTATGATTGAAGCATTACACCGCAGAAACAAATTCTGTGCTATGACAGGTGACGGTGTTAACGACTCTCCATCCTTGAAAATCGCTGATGTTGGTATTGCCATGGGTATCAATGGTTCTGATGTTGCAAAAGATGCAGCTGACATTGTGTTAAGTGATGATAACTTCGCCTCGATCCTCAATGCTGTGGAAGAAGGTAGAAGAATGAGTGAAAACATTCAGAAGTTTGTATTACAACTATTGGCCGAAAATGTTGCACAAGCTATCTACTTGATGGTAGGGTTGTGTTTCATTGATCGTGATGGTGTCTCTGTGTTCCCATTGGCACCAGTTGAGGTCTTGTGGATTATTGTCGTTACCTCCTGTTTCCCAGCCATGGGTCTAGGTTTGGAAAAGGCGAGCGTTGATGTCATGGAGAAGCCTCCAAAGGACGCGAAAGCCGTTGTTTTCACCTGGGAAGTCATTGTTGATATGATAGTTTACGGTCTAATCATGGCCGCTTGCTGCATGGTTTGTTTCGTTACCGTATTGCATGGTACCGGTGACGGTGAGTTGGGTACCAATTGTAACAGCGACTTCAACTCTACCTGTCACTTGGTTTTCAAGTCACGTGCTGCCGCTTTTGCGACAATGACGTGGTGTGCGCTAATCCTTGCATGGGAAGTGGTTGACATGAGAAGATCATTTTTCATGATGAACCCAGAGAGCGAGACGCCTTACACGCAAGTGTTCAAGGACATCTGGAGCAACCAGTTTTTGTTCTGGTCCGTTATTTTTGGGTTCGTATCAGTGTTCCCTGTTGTATACATACCTGTGATCAACAAGAAGGTCTTCTTGCACTACAACATTTCTTACGAATGGGGTTTCGCCGTTGGCTACACTGTTCTATTCTGGATCTCTTGTGAGGTGTACAAGTACATCAAGAGACGCTACTACAGAAACAAGGACAGGGTGAACAATCCTGAGAACGACTTggaacaaagaagaatgcaCGATCCATTCGAGCAGTACACAAGTTCATTCTCGAGAATGAACACTTTCCACAACGATGAAAAGACGTTTTAAAGCCAGTAATGATTGGCTAATGCATTGCAATTTGcatatttctttattttattttttcttttccctCATCCGCTAACCATTTTTCATTACCCCTGTATATTAGCTTTTACTCTATGAAACAATAacataatataatatagtcACTAAGTATAACCTATTCTAATCcataatttattttttgagaGTCGGTTTGCATAATTTTCATATTCATCATTCATTGCAATACAGATTGCTGCGCTGGCATGCCATTGGTGTAGGTAAAGGGGGGTATATCGTGCTGAAAACAAAGTAGAAACCTTACACCCTTCAATGGGCGATACGCCCACCACTGTAGGGAAATCAATTCGGCTTTGCAACTTGCAAAACACCCAAGAGAatttcagaaaaaaaaaaattaaaaaaaaaagaggaagacAAAAACTACTTACTGTATTGGAACCATTAAGGAGtaggggaaaaaaaaggaacaaaaataacaaGTGACCAGGACATTTATGAGCGCCTGTTCAAGAGAGCCTGGGCAAAAGAACCCACCAGAAACTGCCGCTGTATCACAGCCGCTAACGCTGACCCTGGACTGCCACTGGACTACTACTGGGCTACCACTGTCTTATATTGCCACGTGATTCCAGCCCCAGTCCCAGCCGCCCATGTACATACATGTCCACGTCCGCGCCCACTTACCTGCAGGCGAACTAAGGACAAAattaataaagaaaattgtTTCTACGCCCGAACAATCCGCGTGCGCGTCATTCCTCTCCCCCTCCCTCCCCTCTTTGTCTCTTgtccctctctctcttcttcccttCCCTTTCCCTTTACCCCTTGATCATATATAACCACCCGCGTATAACAACCGCCCGCCCTCAGCGCCTGAAAAAATATCCGCGCGCTGTATCGCGCCACATCCGGAAACTTGCCGAAACTAGAAAATTCGCACAGATACCGTTTAATTAATTACAGAATAAATTAAACTCCAATTTCCCATTTTCAAACTCGTACTCGGCAAGGGGAGAAAATCGACAAGCGAGCACACTCCTAACCACTTTGTTTTCGCCATCAGGACTGTCCTCGTTTATTCGTTTATTTTGCTAGCCTAGTTCGCTCattcttctctctcttttctgcttttttttttttacttttactactactactactactacttttttttttccgcTTTCGCCCCGCCAGCCTTAACTTTAACTTTACTTAGTCTAGCCTAGCCTAGCCTAGTCAATactaactttttttttttttgctccTCTCTTCGCCTATATATTATACGCCCTGCCTAGTTAAGCGTGtgatatatttttaatttctgttttaggtgtgtgtgtgtacaGTACAGGCTCTCGGAAAACTAACCAACCAACCCCCTCCCTCCCTCTCTCTCACTGGTTACCCGCTTGCAGCGTACAACAAACAACATGCAAGGAGAACCATTGGGCCACCATGCCCACAACGGCACAGGCCCCGCCTCGATGCCAGCGCTAGACCGTGGCCTCGCAAACTCCCACAACATGACCATGAACATGAACATGGACATGAACCTGGACAGCCTGGATAGCGTTTCCCCGCCTCCTCGTTACCCGGTCGAGCGAAAAACAAACGCCGCCGCCCAGGTGCACGCTCTAACCGCCCAGCGGGCCGTGGTCGAAAACGACGAAAAACAATTACAAttgcaaatgcaaatggAAGGAAGAATGGGAGTCGAAAAGGAGTGGGAAAAGTCAAAGACGCTACAAACGACAAGCCTGCCCTGGAACGATACGCGGCACAGCATGTCTGGAGAACACGTACAGGCGTCCGTACAGGCGCAAACTGGAAAACGTGACGAAGAAACGCCGTCGGCGGCGGcgacaacaacaaaaacaacaacaacgacCAATAATAACACGCTGCTACAGCCCAGACTCAACCCGCTTATCCATCTAGCTATGTCCCACATTCCGGCACCAAACAACACCCCCGTGGAGGCCGCTGATATGACACCACTGAGCGGCAACGCGTATGGCGACTCGGCGCGTAATCCCGAGCCCCTGGCGTCCACTAATGGGAATGATTCTGCCGGGTCCAACAATCAAAATATGGCTGGGCGTCTGGCGGCGCGCGGCCATGAGTtgcaagaaaaaaacatgTCTTCTGAAGCGGGGTCCGCGTCTACGTCTACGGCGTCGGCAGCACACGGCTCGTCGGTTACTGACGGTAAGGGGCTCTCGGCTACAGACGGTTTGAGTGGCGGCTCGGGACACAAAGTCAGGGTCAGCGGCAACATTGTCGGAAGTGTTGTTTCTGGCGCTTATGAGAACACTCGGAGCCCTGTACTCCTCTTTAACAGTGAGAACGGCAGCGGCAATAACATCCAAAGGTCCGGTGGTGCCGACCGCGTCGGCGGcactgctgctgccgctgccACAGGTACCACCACATCCAGTACCAATGGTCACGTGGGACCTACTACTTCCACTTCCTCGTCGCCGCCAAATACAACGTCAgctgctactgctactgctgctactgcCAGCAACGGCAACAGCAAAGGTAACATCAATGCCACAAAGACAGATGCTGCCGCTGCTGACAGAAACAATGGCAACACagcatcatcttcatcagcGCCAGCACAGGGACCAGCAGTGGTGGTGCCTTCCATTTCTTCGTCAGTGTTTGGAACGCAGGGCGATCCAAACAGCACCGACAGAGACATACATGCAGGCAGCAACGCAATGACCCCCCGGAGACTGCATTTCGACTCTTCCACGGAAAAAATTGACCCCGGTGCAGGAATCTCGTCCATTTCGGcgcaaaaaataaacatcACGTCCTTGCTAAACTCCAGGTCTACCGCGGAGTCTATTTCTCCACCACCTTCAGCGGTAGATCACGAGTACTCGATCAATTTTCCATCCTCAGCAGCTTCGAATACACATTCTTCAGGATCCTTCTTACAGCCAAAGTACCCGCAGCATCAGCACCAGCAACAGCACCAGCAACACCCGCGTCTCGCTTCTGCCATGAACAGAATGGTTTCGCCAAATTATCTGTTCGAAACAGAACAAACACAAAATGCGTTTGGTAATATTCCAAGTGCTAGTGCACAATCTAATGCGAATGCTAATTCAGGCTCAGGCGGTAGCACCATCCAAGGCGCAAGCATAACGTACCAGCCAAAGTACTTCAACACAAAGTTCGATGAGCTACGGAACAGGGTCCTTCTTGGATCTTCCACGGGTTTCCCCAAACTAGATGCGACGCACAAGTATCCTTACAGCAATAGCATTCCGGGTTCCGGCTCGAATTCGAACTCGAACCCAATGTCAATCTCGAATCCAAATGCTCATAATGAGCAGGACTCCAACGTGGACGCTGAAGCCGCAGCGATCATCTCGCAAATGAGGTCTTCCCCTCTGCCCGCATTCAACGAGCATTTTGGACCAGGAACGCATGGGAGCAGGCCGAACTCATCATTGTCGAACCAGTCGTTACAGAATGGCTCCTACAATCAGTTTAACAAGCGTTTGTTGCCCAAACCGGTGCTTCGTGTGAACCAAAGACAATTCCCAAATAATAACAGCCAAGACGAAAATGCCATTGCAGAGgaagacgatgacgatgatgacgatgatgacgatgagTACCATGAAGGCGGCTATGCTAACAGCCAAAACGGTGGAACAAATGTCTCAGATACCGTTGCATGGAACAAGAACGGCAAGAGACGGTTGTCAAGACGGAAATCTGGACCACCTCACTATAATTCGCAACTAAAGGGTGCCAAACAAGAGCATGTCCAGTTTTTATCCGCAGATATCTCTGAAGACAACGTTCATTTTAAGCGCTCTCGCTCATCTTCCTTGTCGTTGGAACCTACAGGTTTACTATCCCCAAATTCAAAGCGGGCAAAGCAGctgaaattcaaagaatcgAACTATAATAATGACGTTTCAAATGAAGAGATGGTCAAGTCAAGTGACCAGATTAAAAAGAGAAATGCAACAGGTGCCCGTTCAAGAACTGGTTGCTGGATTTGTAGGTTGCGTAAGAAGAAATgcacagaagaaaaacctCAGTGCCAGAACTGTGTGCGACTACACCTCGAATGCTTTTACGATATTGTCAAACCTGACTTTATATCAGATCCTGCCAAAAAGGCAGCAAAATTagatgaaattaaaaagaaaacgaagGAGGCTAAAAGACAAgcaatgaaaaagaagacttGGCTTTGATCCTTGCCCCTTGTCCCTCtctttttattctattactattttttttctttctttcattctttcCCCTTTTTCGGATTTTAAGTTTTGTCCTTTGTTTCCTTGTCTTTCATTTAATAGCCCACCTCCCCTCAACACCTTTAGACGTTgtaatactactactaaaaTACGCTGAAATAGTGTTCCATTCCTATGTTTCACTTCATCGGCCTAGACTGTGAcccaaaattaaaaaagccaaaaaaaaacaaacaattTTATGCAAATAGTACTATGGAAATCGAAAAATACcattatacatatacaaCCAACTTTCACCACCCATTAAACCACCTTTGACAATCAGTTTCCCAATTTCATTGTTTAGGCCTTTAGTGCATTATACTCTatatcaattgattttaGTACGTCATTTATGACTTGAAATTGTCATAacatttattttttttttatcgTTGGATATTATGACCTATGGTAAATAATATTCGATCACATAAAGTATAATAAAGACAGTAAGAATATAGGAATCGATCTTGCATTTAAATAGGATTCATAGAGGAagatacatatatatgtgatTCAGAAAACTTTACATTGTTCTGAataaatttttcaaaaccGAATATTAGatttttgaaaaatctTTCGCAGCATTGGTGACAATAATATAGTGATAGTTGTAAGTAAAGATAAAAGATATTGATTGACATACACGATATTCACAATTGGAATTATAATATGGCTTAAAACTGCCTTATATGAAGAAATCTCTGTTAAgtatagaagaagaagttgaactGATCGTCAACTTTTTGAGCCATAGATGGTAAATGATCACCTTGCATGGACCCATTGTTTGGGAAGAACTGCGAATCACGTCTAGCCATCATTGGGTTTTGAGGTTGGGTCTCTGCATTATGAAGATGATCAAACTGAGAGGGGAAGGAGTTGAATGGGTTATGGAACTGTGCATACTGCGATCCCATGTAGGTTCTTTGGTGAGCTTGCTCGTAGAGTCCTGCAGAATTACTGGCTTGAGAAGACATAACAACGTTGTCCCTGGCAAAAATACTTATGTGAGAATCATGGGATGTATTTTGTAGGTAATTGTTGAATGTTGACAGATTTTGGACGTTTAGTTTCTGAGTTTCACTTGGACCACTACTATTTTCCCTGGAATCCAATGAACTGGAATTGGTATTGGTTGAAGACAACGGGTTCGAAGAAATGTTTTGAGAGTTCATTGGGGAGAAATGGGATGTGACAGAACCGTTGCTATTACAAGTGCTGTTACTAGCGGTAGACAGCTCCGTTTTATTGTACATGTTAAAAGTCCTTTCCGTTTCGTGTCTTTCAATAACGGTGGACACAGAAAACGATGGGGCAACATTAAACGTCATTGGTGCTTGAGGGACAGATGATCCGCTGTAATTCCAGACATTATTTGGAATAACAGTCTCGTGAGTTTCTGCACCATAGTTCGGAGTCGTTGATATTTCTACGGTGTTCGTTGGTGGATTAACACCATTGTCTCTAGAAGTAAACGCAACACTAAAGCCGTTTTTCTGTGGGAAGCTCTTGGTTTCAGAATTGTTACCGTCAACGGTGAAGTTCTTTCCGGCAGATTCCGATTTACTGAAGTTTGGCACAgtgttattgttgttattgttattgttgctgttactgttgttgttattggcCTTACCTCTTTTAACTGCGGTGTGGgtatatctcttcttttcagcATCAAGTTTGAAGCCGCAGCAATTCTTCTCCAAGAACTTTTTGTTAGAATAAACGACTACCTGAACTCTGGAAAGATGTTCCTCTTTAGCTCTGGGCTTCGATTTAGTTTTCCCTGCCAATCTGTCTGGTAGGTTATCCATGGTCAAAAGTTTTTCATCGTTGAAGTCAGACAAATTGAACTTCACAGGGCTAAATTCTTTCAGCATGATATCTTCTTCGTAGAAGTAGGATCTAGTTGGTCTGTGCAAATTCTCAAAGTCTATAGACCATTCATTACAAGCCAAAAGTTCATTGGTCAAGTTAGCCATTGATTGGCAGAAAGGATTGTATCTGTGAGCAAATCTTAGAACGTTCTTATGCGATTTGATCCAACACATCATAATTCTAACCATTGCAAGGTATTGGAACATTTCcgagtttttgaattcctTCATAATAACCTTATCGATAAGATGGGtgaaaaatttgaagatgaattcaagaagtttgttTTCCGACGAGTGGgagatgttgttgttgttgttgttgttgttgttgttagtGGATCCGTTCCCATTTACAACTTTTCTATCATTAAGGGCAGATACAGGGGCACTGGACGTTGCCGGGTTGATCATCTGGTTAATGTGGAAACTACCTATTAGTAGAATTAGATCCTGGAAAATCATTGAGATATTCTTAATGTATCTAATCTCTATC
This genomic interval from Kluyveromyces marxianus DMKU3-1042 DNA, complete genome, chromosome 4 contains the following:
- the ENA5 gene encoding sodium transport ATPase 5; translation: MGSTKSREIPANSPYAKTDFHAMPIEQVEKVLSTHVHTGLNATQIAERLALIGENTLGDDSKIDIKSILISQICNAMIMVLLISMVIALAIKDWISGGVIAFVVGVNVVIGAYQEYNASKTMNSLKSLSTPSAHVIRDGNDITIQSKELVPGDICIIKVGDTIPADLRLIDSINLETDEALLTGESLPVAKEHSEVYEVDTPVGDRLNLAFASSTVTKGRATGIVIKTALNTEIGKIAKSLKSEKSLVSRDESKSFTQNLCATLKQSAGTFLGTNVGTPLHRTLSKLALLLFAIAVVFAIVVMATQKFHVNKEVAIYAICVALSMIPSSLVVVLTITMSAGAKVMSTRNVLVRKLDSLEALGAVSDICSDKTGTLTQGKMIAKQIWIPQFGTISVQNSNEPFNPTIGDIHLIPRFSPYQYKHDDQEDVGIITDFKERYLSNNLGQLNVKLFGEWLYAATLANIANVFVDSETKEWKAQGDPTEIAIQVFATRMDLPRHVLTGEEIEDNETSNKKFNYKHLAEYPFDSSVKRMSAVYENSEDPESPVYEVFTKGAFERVLDCCNSWYKSPNGPPQPLSDDDLDDIMKNVDSLSNEGLRVLAFAKKSYGKAEFVENKQQLLKERDFVEKDLVFLGLIGIYDPPRDESHSAVKRCHQAGINVHMLTGDFPGTAKAIAQEVGILPHNLYHYPKEVVDVMVMTASDFDALTDDEIDLLPVLPLVIARCAPQTKVRMIEALHRRNKFCAMTGDGVNDSPSLKIADVGIAMGINGSDVAKDAADIVLSDDNFASILNAVEEGRRMSENIQKFVLQLLAENVAQAIYLMVGLCFIDRDGVSVFPLAPVEVLWIIVVTSCFPAMGLGLEKASVDVMEKPPKDAKAVVFTWEVIVDMIVYGLIMAACCMVCFVTVLHGTGDGELGTNCNSDFNSTCHLVFKSRAAAFATMTWCALILAWEVVDMRRSFFMMNPESETPYTQVFKDIWSNQFLFWSVIFGFVSVFPVVYIPVINKKVFLHYNISYEWGFAVGYTVLFWISCEVYKYIKRRYYRNKDRVNNPENDLEQRRMHDPFEQYTSSFSRMNTFHNDEKTF
- the UME6 gene encoding DNA-binding transcriptional regulator UME6; protein product: MQGEPLGHHAHNGTGPASMPALDRGLANSHNMTMNMNMDMNLDSLDSVSPPPRYPVERKTNAAAQVHALTAQRAVVENDEKQLQLQMQMEGRMGVEKEWEKSKTLQTTSLPWNDTRHSMSGEHVQASVQAQTGKRDEETPSAAATTTKTTTTTNNNTLLQPRLNPLIHLAMSHIPAPNNTPVEAADMTPLSGNAYGDSARNPEPLASTNGNDSAGSNNQNMAGRLAARGHELQEKNMSSEAGSASTSTASAAHGSSVTDGKGLSATDGLSGGSGHKVRVSGNIVGSVVSGAYENTRSPVLLFNSENGSGNNIQRSGGADRVGGTAAAAATGTTTSSTNGHVGPTTSTSSSPPNTTSAATATAATASNGNSKGNINATKTDAAAADRNNGNTASSSSAPAQGPAVVVPSISSSVFGTQGDPNSTDRDIHAGSNAMTPRRLHFDSSTEKIDPGAGISSISAQKINITSLLNSRSTAESISPPPSAVDHEYSINFPSSAASNTHSSGSFLQPKYPQHQHQQQHQQHPRLASAMNRMVSPNYLFETEQTQNAFGNIPSASAQSNANANSGSGGSTIQGASITYQPKYFNTKFDELRNRVLLGSSTGFPKLDATHKYPYSNSIPGSGSNSNSNPMSISNPNAHNEQDSNVDAEAAAIISQMRSSPLPAFNEHFGPGTHGSRPNSSLSNQSLQNGSYNQFNKRLLPKPVLRVNQRQFPNNNSQDENAIAEEDDDDDDDDDDEYHEGGYANSQNGGTNVSDTVAWNKNGKRRLSRRKSGPPHYNSQLKGAKQEHVQFLSADISEDNVHFKRSRSSSLSLEPTGLLSPNSKRAKQLKFKESNYNNDVSNEEMVKSSDQIKKRNATGARSRTGCWICRLRKKKCTEEKPQCQNCVRLHLECFYDIVKPDFISDPAKKAAKLDEIKKKTKEAKRQAMKKKTWL
- the EBS1 gene encoding Ebs1p, translated to MNGDTSSSSSPSSSYSQSPNGSATMTTATTMGATPKSELQQTFVGFQKQLQSVLEIDFFRDDSLVKGALQMIHSKIGQMLVQALVPGPSGSNGSSGSAGTAGSQAGSGPEIVSSDAHVVLDLTWKHVHYPIFKYFQNWRSRNVAEGSRPNYAGHRQLNSVLQKIYPHINRLYQSHVELIFAHYDLAELVPSDTKSKLIVSSGAQEEAQAQAQAQAQALGALAQGITALKAKDPFSIDCVMALQRCLLYIGCAQRYKIMMEHLSDKYQQADFQKPFKYFDIAFTIVPSVGETFLQRGICYTHTKNFGNAAYQFVRSSLSRIPSDAGVPNFKNLLGDSNGSLFKKLLVSLDDLKVQETIKKRIINMEIMEFYILPLIGSYIFPQTWKSNRHSDRLKHFQTLLFDKIEIRYIKNISMIFQDLILLIGSFHINQMINPATSSAPVSALNDRKVVNGNGSTNNNNNNNNNNISHSSENKLLEFIFKFFTHLIDKVIMKEFKNSEMFQYLAMVRIMMCWIKSHKNVLRFAHRYNPFCQSMANLTNELLACNEWSIDFENLHRPTRSYFYEEDIMLKEFSPVKFNLSDFNDEKLLTMDNLPDRLAGKTKSKPRAKEEHLSRVQVVVYSNKKFLEKNCCGFKLDAEKKRYTHTAVKRGKANNNNSNSNNNNNNNNTVPNFSKSESAGKNFTVDGNNSETKSFPQKNGFSVAFTSRDNGVNPPTNTVEISTTPNYGAETHETVIPNNVWNYSGSSVPQAPMTFNVAPSFSVSTVIERHETERTFNMYNKTELSTASNSTCNSNGSVTSHFSPMNSQNISSNPLSSTNTNSSSLDSRENSSGPSETQKLNVQNLSTFNNYLQNTSHDSHISIFARDNVVMSSQASNSAGLYEQAHQRTYMGSQYAQFHNPFNSFPSQFDHLHNAETQPQNPMMARRDSQFFPNNGSMQGDHLPSMAQKVDDQFNFFFYT